One part of the Neodiprion virginianus isolate iyNeoVirg1 chromosome 3, iyNeoVirg1.1, whole genome shotgun sequence genome encodes these proteins:
- the LOC124300650 gene encoding uncharacterized protein LOC124300650, with protein MMRRVMELLGRLILDEVQRKTCASLPPDMREFLQWMLRVDDDDKPSEQVPPLPLVHNQEPHQHRTDKFLFGDSSIGNESAELDELNKKVRLLKRLIEEYNALTTKEKTKVQVVHDYLVSDCLKSGFCFIHLSQSHIVIGQTTATSTGVYRVEAGWWREERREYIRRCKYTPVPKRCAQSK; from the exons ATGATGAGGAGAGTTATGGAGCTTCTAGGCCGCCTGATACTCGACGAAGTTCAACGAAAAACTTGCGCGTCACTTCCACCTGACATGCGTGAATTTTTACAGTGGATGTTAAGAGTGGATGACGACGATAAACCATCGGAACAG GTCCCACCTTTGCCATTGGTGCACAATCAAGAACCACATCAACATCGAACGGATAAATTCTTATTCGGAGATTCTTCAATTGGTAACGAAAGCGCAGAGCTGGACGAGCTGAACAAAAAAGTCAGATTGCTGAAACGTCTCATCGAAGAATACAACGCGCTCACTACCAAAGAGAAGACGAAAGTTCAAGTCGTTCACGACTACCTGGTTAGCGATTGTTTGAAATCAGGATTTTGCTTCATACATTTGTCACAATCACATATCGTGATAGGTCAAACAACTGCGACTTCTACTGGAGTATATAGAGTCGAAGCAGGCTGGTGGCGTGAAGAACGAAGGGAGTACATTAGGAGATGCAAATATACTCCAGTACCAAAACGCTGTGCCCAATCCAAATGA
- the LOC124300924 gene encoding titin homolog: MRLQILSAPFFALAIFSAIVAKSKGNGNPTDDLQGTKKSREESQPIVPNDSKNLRIESEHEIIDQGSPPSGTMNRENNQALNSFLKNVLRAQDELKWIDSRVDGAKDPQERSPRYQRTSRRDPDPKARSKRRSGYELDENESWPSANKRKVYYEYEEAGNRAQGVYPEDETETKREAKEGPRVSEGWFEYNDDDAESLRDSRQATDLKVHNESSSTNDLESLRRTVLALSRSLEESDKKVDEMAENELRGVVEESKDRERHAGEIFERKKSRGKGAKEIEDPGDFGQAFGASSSGSSWWDDPRTAVDMFDFKRRDDDEGMDDEDEDEDSEPGMSEFDYNAMRRVKRERDNDLGEPGVIRVYNRAGFGASYREGGGGYERRKRRSGYEKDAEELEGSGNVSREISGESMAAVMRDKVINEGGDGAEMRKIVNANDRSGGQAEVVNKSEAKNSGDDNPAGGNPGEVKEIVAEDRGKQETRRNEILDDELASKNEVIKTPESETPNEKTEEAKQVAQKSQSNAYEVVKSSTDSNEVKKDEEQTKRREEETGVNGDSKTPGKVKMTDATRVEKNKESIDVKMAADNQPDSRTEKNNDESEDRKPKIQEDSKSVKLGEVKEENADNNGLHSKSDELTRKLLWLSENEESYLKNDREKFAKRSLMATKERKMRRCKAFAKTPRRSVRSYPESVEADKSMEEASREDKEDVHRSETRKRSVRRIIERRRDPDLAADVYEVEVEDDGVADQDDENDNLKESRASNDEDGEAELALVSFAGSDADRDPIRDRINMLIKQKLDDREKGKLVHVKREVNDPTRIIEYYDYDSDENVIDSEADPSLAESDQAQNSTVTGEVHGNDTAESTGGGNTIPKKDENAEEEKKQEENQNNTKIEPPKEEFISNIDTSKAETTKPPSGVEVTTVPQPAFEEGQRPYGEDRNLQDEESRNESNEHHEDRAAKSSDSRWLGESQDQDSRNEKSTDDQPFEYSVNVHGKIDPDSIGNVKDKLTGSDEDWKYEGPQDGKEVENEELDKERAARRDWRYRDSTR, translated from the exons atgcGTCTCCAGATTTTATCGGCACCGTTTTTCGCGCTTGCGATATTTTCTGCCATCGTCGCAAAATCGAAGGGCAATGGAAATCCTACTGACGATCTTCAAGGGACGAAGAAGAGTCGAGAAGAATCTCAGCCGATCGTGCCAAACGATTCTAAGAACCTCAGGATCGAA TCAGAGCACGAGATCATAGATCAAGGATCACCGCCGAGCGGTACAATGAATCGGGAAAACAACCAGGCGCTGAattcgtttttgaaaaatgtcctGCGAGCTCAGGACGAGCTCAAATGGATCGACAGTCGTGTGGACGGAGCCAAGGATCCACAGGAACG ATCACCTCGATACCAGCGCACGTCTCGTCGGGATCCGGATCCTAAGGCTCGTTCCAAGCGAAGATCGGGATACGAGCTCGACGAAAACGAGTCCTGGCCGTCGGCGAACAAGCGAAAGGTCTACTACGAATACGAGGAGGCCGGAAATCGAGCTCAAGGAGTCTACCCCGAGGACGAAACGGAAACGAAACGTGAAGCGAAAGAAGGTCCTCGCGTGTCTGAAGGCTGGTTTGAGTACAACGACGACGATGCCGAAAGTTTGAGAGACTCGCGTCAGGCAACTGACCTTAAAGTCCATAACGAGTCGTCGTCAACTAACGATTTAGAGTCCCTGAGGAGGACGGTTCTGGCTCTGAGCCGGAGCCTCGAGGAGAGTGACAAGAAGGTTGACGAGATGGCAGAAAATGAATTGCGAGGAGTTGTCGAAGAGTCGAAAGACCGTGAGAGACACGCGGGGGAAATTTTCGAGCGAAAGAAAAGCCGCGGTAAGGGTGCAAAGGAGATAGAAGATCCCGGTGACTTCGGGCAGGCTTTCGGAGCCTCTTCTTCAG GGTCGAGCTGGTGGGATGACCCGAGGACGGCGGTCGACATGTTCGACTTCAAGCGTCGCGACGATGACGAGGGAATggacgacgaggacgaggacgaggattcGGAACCCGGGATGTCCGAGTTTGACTACAACGCGATGCGGAGGGTGAAACGGGAGAGGGATAACGATCTGGGTGAGCCAGGGGTGATCAGGGTTTACAACCGGGCGGGGTTTGGGGCGTCGTACCGTGAAGGTGGAGGAGGATACGAGAGGAGGAAACGGAGAAGCGGATACGAAAAAGATGCCGAAGAGTTGGAGGGAAGCGGGAATGTGTCGAGAGAGATAAGCGGAGAGTCGATGGCAGCGGTTATGCGAGATAAGGTCATTAACGAGGGTGGTGATGGAGCTGAGATGAGGAAAATCGTGAATGCGAATGACCGCTCGGGGGGCCAGGCTGAGGTGGTGAATAAAAGCGAGGCAAAGAATTCCGGGGACGATAATCCTGCGGGAGGAAATCCTGGGGAGGTGAAAGAAATCGTCGCTGAAGATCGCGGCAAACAGGAAACACGGAGGAACGAAATACTCGACGATGAATTGGCCTCGAAAAACGAAGTGATAAAAACTCCTGAATCGGAAACACCGAACGAGAAAACTGAGGAGGCTAAGCAGGTGGCTCAGAAATCTCAGTCGAATGCCTACGAGGTTGTAAAATCATCCACAGACTCTAACGAAGTGAAGAAAGACGAAGAACAgacgaagagaagagaagaagagactGGAGTGAATGGTGATTCCAAAACACCTGGCAAAGTGAAAATGACCGATGCAACGCGagtcgaaaaaaacaaagaatcgATCGACGTCAAAATGGCAGCGGATAATCAGCCCGATTCAAGAACTGAAAAGAATAATGATGAGTCCGAGGATCGAAAACCAAAAATCCAAGAAGATTCAAAGTCTGTGAAACTAGGTGAGGTGAAAGAAGAGAATGCAGACAACAATGGACTCCACTCGAAATCTGATGAATTAACGCGGAAGCTACTGTGGCTGTCGGAGAATGAAGAGTCGTATTTGAAAAACGATCGTGAAAAGTTTGCCAAGAGGTCTTTAATGGCGACGAAGGAGAGAAAGATGAGAAGATGCAAGGCGTTCGCCAAAACCCCGAGACGCTCGGTTAGATCGTATCCCGAAAGCGTAGAAGCCGACAAATCGATGGAGGAGGCATCGAGAGAGGACAAAGAGGACGTGCATCGATCCGAAACGAGAAAACGATCCGTCCGAAGGATCATCGAACGCCGAAGAGATCCGGACCTGGCCGCAGACGTCTACGAGGTTGAAGTGGAAGACGACGGTGTCGCCGATCAAGACGACGAGAACGACAATCTCAAAGAGTCGAGAGCGTCTAATGACGAgg ACGGAGAGGCCGAATTGGCGCTGGTGTCGTTTGCGGGTTCGGACGCGGACCGCGATCCCATTAGAGACAGAATAAACATGCTGATAAAACAGAAACTCGACGATAGAGAGAAGGGGAAACTGGTCCACGTTAAGAGGGAGGTGAACGACCCGACGAGGATCATCGAGTACTACGACTACGACAGCGATGAGAACGTGATTGACTCGGAAGCCGATCCATCGTTGGCAGAGTCTGATCAGGCTCAAAATTCCACTGTCACTGGGGAAG TCCACGGCAACGACACAGCAGAGTCTACAGGAGGTGGGAACACTATACCAAAGAAAGACGAGAATGCCGAGGAGGAAAAGAAGCAAGAGGAGAACCAAAACAACACGAAGATCGAACCTCCGAAGGAGGAATTCATTTCTAATATCGATACAAGCAAAGCGGAAACGACGAAACCACCCTCGGGGGTCGAAGTCACAACAGTTCCACAACCGGCCTTCGAAGAAGGCCAACGACCCTACGGCGAGGATAGAAATTTACAGGACGAGGAATCTAGAAACGAAAGTAACGAACATCACGAAGATCGCGCGGCGAAATCAAGCGACAGTCGGTG GTTAGGCGAGTCGCAGGATCAGGATTCAAGGAACGAAAAATCGACGGATGATCAGCCGTTCGAGTACAGTGTAAACGTTCATGGTAAAATAGACCCAGACTCAATCGGCAATGTGAAGGACAAGCTAACGGGTAGCGACGAGGATTGGAAATACGAAGGACCTCAGGACGGCAAGGAAGTCGAAAACGAGGAACTCGACAAAGAGCGCGCGGCCCGACGTGATTGGCGCTACAGAGATTCCACCAGGTGA
- the LOC124300649 gene encoding uncharacterized protein LOC124300649: MNAPTLQKQPEKARETRSVRLIDDSLEHNPKSVELTDEMRSKIHRGFDDPNVRDNSRESDEKWSNFRRNSIRRDHQREKFKGRESADADLSKQNDDYRRSRYNWRKSDRGLSPSRRHHLNRLKQQRGDETRDFIHEQNGLVHVARNPDESSRFKDARFVDQGKTMPFDGTKRVLDENAEDPASIKPKDDNQKKKFKVLLAADNMEDESQMDLALHGELAGKIVERIFDQVQVNNALKVALGPGLFRKHKSEDAVQTDKTYRRGLDEDEASEFHT, from the exons ATGAACGCCCCAACGCTACAGAAACAACCAGAAAAAGCCAGGGAGACAAGAAGCGTCAGGCTGATAGACGACAGTCTCGAACATAACCCAAAATCGGTTGAATTGACTGACGAAATGCGGTCGAAGATTCATCGAGGTTTCGATGATCCAAATGTTCGAGATAATTCGCGCGAGAGCGACGAGAAATGGTCGAATTTTCGGAGGAACTCAATCAGGCGGGATCATCAGcgggaaaaattcaaaggCAGAGAATCTGCCGATGCTGATTTGTCGAAGCAAAACGACGACTACCGGCGCTCGCGTTACAACTGGCGAAAGTCTGACCGTGGATTGTCACCGAGTCGCAGACACCATTTGAACAGGTTAAAGCAACAACGTGGCGACGAGACCAGAGATTTCATTCACGAACAGAATGGTCTGGTACATGTTGCCAGGAATCCAGACGAAAGTTCGAGATTCAAGGACGCGCGATTCGTAGATCAAGGCAAGACGATGCCCTTTGACGGGACGAAGAGAGTCCTTGACGAAAACGCTGAGGATCCTGCC AGTATAAAACCGAAGGACGATAACCaaaagaagaaattcaagGTGCTTTTGGCCGCCGATAATATGGAGGACGAATCTCAGATGGATTTGGCGCTACACGGAGAACTGGCTGGAAAAATTGTCGAGAGAATATTTGACCAG GTACAGGTAAACAATGCGCTAAAAGTCGCCCTGGGACCTGGATTGTTCCGGAAACATAAATCCGAGGACGCTGTACAGACTGACAAAACTTACCGTCGGGGATTGGACGAGGACGAGGCGAGTGAATTCCACACTTAA